The region GGGTGTTTTATAAGTAGTCTAATATACCCACAAGGCATCATCTAGATTCATCGCCCAATCTTTCCGCGACGGGTTCACCACCTTCTCCAAGATTGACTTAATTTCTCTATTAGAAACCTCTGCTTGCTCGTTTGTTTGGGGTTGATATGCGGTGGCGATCTTATGgtggatattatatttgatcaacAGTTTACTAACAATGcgatttacaaagtgggttccttcgtcacttattatggcatgtgaggtgccaaaacgagtgaagatgtttTCCTGCAAGAACTTAGAGACTATTGCCGTATTGTTTCCAATACATGGAACAACTTTAAttcatttggaaacatagtcgaCAGCAGATAGAatgtatttatgaccatttgatgatggaaatggtcccatgaaatctattCCCCAGATGTCGAATAGCTCTACCTCCAATATGATGTTCATTAGCATTGCATTTTTTTCTGAAATGTTTCCAGTGCGTTAGCACTTATCGCATTTCACGGAGTATTCTTGTGAGTCCTTAGACAGAGTGGGCCAGTAATACCCATATTGCAAAATTTTTGCTGCTGTGCGCTGTCCAccgaaatgccctccataaggtGATTCATGACATTGAAAGAATAAGCGATGGAAAATAGTTTCTAGAACACAGAGTCTCAATATCTGGTCTGGTCCCATTTTGTAGAGATTTGGATCGTCCCAGTAGTAAAATTTGCATTCATGAATGAGCCTTTTCTTTTGATAGGGTGTGTAGTTTTCAGGGAATTGTTTACAGACCAAGAAGTTGATAATATCTACATACCAGGGTAGTTCTTCAATCTTAAGAAACTATTCATCAGGAAATTAGGCGTCCACGTCCGACTGGATGCGATCCACTTCTGGATTCTCTAATCGTGATAAATGGTCAACGACCTGGTTCTCTATTTCTTTTTGGTCGATTATTTCCATATTAAATTCTTGAGTAAGAGAACCCATCGGATTAGTCTAGGCTTCGCATACTTTTTAGTCATCAAATATCTGATCACAGAGTGGTCTGTGTGGATTATTACTTTTGACCCCAACAAGTAAGGTCTGCATTTTTTAATTGCAAAAATTACCGCTAAAAGTTCCTTCTTGGTGGTGGTGTAACTCGCTTGAGTGGAGATTAATGTTCTGCtagcatatgcgatggggtgtaacaTTGTCTTTACTTTTTGTGCCAAGACTGCCCCAATCGTATATCCGCTGGCATCACATATCAGTTCGAATGGCTTTGCCCAATCGAGTGCGATCAGAATTGGCGTTGTACCCAAAGCATCCTTTAGTCTTTTGAATGCAGTGAGGCAGTGCGAATCAAAATCAAAGGGTCTATCAACTTTCAACAACGCATTCAAAGGTCGAGTGAGTTTGGAAAAGTTGCTCATAAACTTTCTATAAAACCCCGCGTGTCTTAGGAAACTCCTCAAAGCTTTCACATTTGCTGAAGGTGAAAGTTTTTCTATagctttaattttttctttgtccACCTCTAACCCATTCCTTGAAACCTTGTGGCCGAGCACAATTCCTTCTTTGACCGTAAAATGGAACTTTTCCTAGTTCAACACCAGATTactttcttcacatctttttagtGTTCTCTCCAGGTTTTGCAGACAGATTTCATATGTTTTCCCAtagactgagaaatcatccataaagATTTTGACTGAGTCTTCAAGGTACTCGGAGAAGatcgccatcatacacctttgaaacGTACTGGGAGCATTGCATAATCCAAAAGGCATACGATGAAAGGTGAACGTTCCATATGGACATGTGGGCGTGGTCATAATTTGGTTATAGCTTGCATACCCATCAAGGAAGTAGAAATAATCATTACCCGTTAATCTGTCaagcatttgatcaataaaaggcaagaggaaatgatctttctttgttgtCGCATTGATTTTCCTGTAGTCGTTACAAATCTTCCAACCCATGACGGTCCTCATAGGGATCAATTCGTTGTTTATGTTAGGAACTACTGTCATGCCACCCTTCTTGGGAACACACTATATGGGGTTGACCCACATGCTATCTGCGATAGGGTAGATAATGTCatcatctaaccatttaatgatttcttttttgacaacctccttcatcgcaaggTTCAGTCTACGCTGAGGTTCTATCGAGTCCTTCTGATTTTCTTCAAGCAGGATTCGATGCATGCAATATGTTGGGTTGATACCTCTGATGTCTGTAAGCGTCCATCTGATTGCtctaatatatttctttagaacacTGAGCAgcgtagtttttttttccttcaagtaATGCAGAGGATATGATAACTGGTAAGGTTTCATTCTGGCCGAGAAATACGTACTTCAAGTAGGTTGGTAGAGTTTTTGGTTCTAGTGTAGGTGGTTGCTCTAACGAGGGCTTCTgtgcttttcttttttcatccaaatttagcaTTTCCTCATTCTTCAATATCTCTATTATCGCATGGCAAGTCTCTATGGATGTTGTCGCATCCTCtatttcttcattctcttcctcGGACTCCCAATTTCCAGTGCAAGTGTGTTCATCATCAGAATTTGATAAGCCTTCCTCATCTGGGAACTTCATTGCCTTGATAATATTGAACCTGAGCTTCTTTTCGTTGCTACTCattgtgatttctcccttgtacacatctATCTGAGCACGACCAGTAGACatgaatggtcgtcccaatatgattggaACATATTTATCCATCTCATAATCTAAGACAATGAAGTCTGCAGGTAGAATGAATCTGTCCATTGTAACCAAGACATCCTTTAGTTTCCCTTCAGGGTGCACCAAGGATCTATTAGCGAGTTGAGGAGTCACCATTATGGGTGTTAGTTGCCATATATTCAAtcttttgaagattgaaaggggaATTAAGTTTATGCTTGTCCTAAGATCGCATAATGCTTGACCAATAGAGATTCCTCCTATTGAGCACGGTATTGTGAAACTACCTGGGTCGCacatctttggtgggattatagtATTGGATTCTTGTGTCAAAGCCACCGTGGCGAATCTCCCATGCTTCTCTTCTTTGAGACAATGTCCTTTAAAAATTTCGCATACAACGACATCTGCTTTATCGCTTCTATGAATGGAATATTGACGTGCCATTGTTTCAATATTTCCAGGAAGCATTGATACTGGCCTTCAtcattatgtttctttttcagtctttgaGGGAATGGAGGTAGTTTTACTTTCAATGTTTCATGGTCTAAAGGCTTAGAGGTGATCGCATCTTCTGGTTCCTAGTTTTGGACTCCTTTGATTTAGAATGCGATAGAGGTTTCCTTGATTCAATCGAAGGTTGCTCCTTTGACTCGGTCTTGCGAGGCTCTTTTCTAACTTCTATCGCCACTTGTCCAGTCCTTAGGGTGACTGCTTGGCAGTGTTCTTTTCCTGTATTCCCTAGATTGTGTGGATGCTCGGTTGAGCTAGGCAATGTCCCTTGGGGTTTATCCTTTAGCTCCCCCATAATTTGTCACatttgaatttccaaattgCGGATGGATGTAGCTTGGTTTTGAAGGACTGTTTCATTTTTTTCGACGCATTGCTTCAACAAGTTTTCCAGGGATGATGGGAATGATGTTTGAAAGTTGCTAGCTTGTTCTTGTCAATTAGTTCTATGGAAAAACACTGGCGGTCCCTCTCTCTGAGCCACAGGTTGATTGCTTTGCTGTTGGctattcttccaagaaaaattagggTGATTTCTCCACCCCaagttgtaagtgtttgaaaaaggaTTGTTTTTGACAAAGTAAATTGATTGAGGATTTTGTGGACATTCCTCAAAAGAATGTGATTCTTCACATATGACACAGTTGGTGCTTGTTTGCTCTATCACATTGACTTGCCCATTTCGAGTTCTTGAATTGTTTATTGTGATGCCTTGCAACAAGTTTCGAGATTTGTGATCGCTTTCTTGCCAATCTTCGTGGTTTTTCGAGATGCGATCAAGAATATTCCTTGCTTCATCATATGTTTTTTCCAACAAACCTCCTACTACTGCCGCATTGACAGCCGTCTGCGATGCAAAGTTGAGTCCAtgataaaaaatctccatttagAGGAAATTCGGCAATCCATTGTGTGGGCAGTCCCGTACCAGCCTCTTGAACCTCACCCATGCGTTACTGAGCGattgatcttcttcttgttcaaactTGGTGATCAATTTCCTCCTTATGGAATTTTCTGTGGGAAGGAAATACTTCTTCCTAAACTTCTCCACAACTTGCTCCCATGACGTTATatctcctggttcgagagagTAATCCaattttcttgctttatcgcatagtgaaaatggaaataacgtGAGTCAAACCTTTTATGGGGAAATATTAGGGATCACAaaaatgttacaaatttcaataaagcttcgtagatgggcgtgcggatcttCACCACGCCATCCTCCGAACTATCCTGCTAtttgtatcatttgtaacattactgGCTTCATGTCGAACCTTGCAAAGATCAAAGAGGTTTAATGTTAGTGTAATCTATACCATAATCTCTGGCAACGACACCAAAAGCTTGATGCGTTGATTTATCATATGATGTAAGGatgtgtggatgcgatgatcatgcaagttttcctaacaaagcccaagtataagccttcttagggtcctggtaagtccagggtcgaacgcagagattactaaatagatatgcgacgGTTTCTTTGATCCTATTGCAATTGAGATAAAAAAGTAGATGGtgatttaatttagattttctaatgcgaTGGAATTAAATGTGGAGCGATGAAAGGGTGGTGTTGTAACAAGTAcacgatgaaggggttgagaagagatttagcttgcatttcttaagattttgtacaagtcatgcgatcatgctatacataaatattaagcactacatttctcaatgcataatgccacatctcctatttctaggatgcagcAATGTGTATGGAATGTAGCAGAtataacttatttctaagtctctactcttgcttatgcgatcaaatttgactctctcaagcctagattctttcttcagactactctctcaagtactccaaatgatgaatgaagcatacataagacaagataatcgcataaagtgcatagcttaagtcatgccagctaagtacttctcaacccattcacaaatttacttactcatgcatggtgtggagagaccgaacataaattgaaatgaagttttcaattttgcaaataaagtgtttgagtacaaaacaataaagtGTGCAAGAAGTATCAAGCCaagtaagcaatgtcttgcttcctctagctttttacactgctcttatcacttcaactctttcCCGAATTGTAGAATCTTACTGTCACAAGGGTTGGGTGCCTTTCCGTTGTGCTATTTCTATCAGCCTCTCAACCTCttcgaaaattaatttcttctcaAGAATTCCCTTCCCTCGGCTTCGCCTTGCTTCTTCACGTGCTTCTTTTTGGTTTGGTAgaattgggtatttatagacttctcATGCAAAACAGttcttctcactaatgattgcatggatgggcagcattaatttTCATACCCTGTAGCGTCGTCTAATAATCACCAAaagttcaatgtatttgcaACAGTATGGTCTTTCAACAGCCGTCAACTGTATTTTCGaattgaccgttatcagctttatgTCCCATCATATTATGCTGTCGCCTTTATGTAAAGTCTTTATGCAATCATGATCGCAAACTCAAACGTGCCATCGCATTATGCCCTTGGATCGCAAACTCAAACGGcaccatcgcattgtacctgcacagaATAACAcaatttaactatttttatgtGATGAGCATCAACGATCgcaattttcttttagtttgttgTATTCAATCGTAATATTGCCTATCTTACCATCGTTTTCTcccattattttaataatttgagctttaataccttgtatttctaccagttatcagaACGCAGTCTTCGGAATATCACTGTCCCTAATCCTCAGCTGATGGTAACCTGACCATAGATCAATCTTGGAAAATACAGTAGCACCATGTAGCTGGTTAAACAGGTCATCGATCCGGAAGCGGGTACTTGTTGTtgatggtcaccttattcaactcccTGTAGTCTATGCATAAACGTAAtgatccatcctttttcttcatAAACAACACTGGTGCACCCCACAGAGAAACATTGGGTCGCATGAACCCTTTATCAAGCAGTTCCTGTAATTGGACTTTCAGTTCTTTCATTTCTGTCGGAGTCATTCTATACGGAGCTTTGGATATAGGACTAGTGCCCGACTCCAGTTTGATCGCAAAATCAATCTCCCTTGGTGGAGGCAATCTTGGAAGTTGTTCCGAAAATACATCGGGATAATCCCTCACAACTAGCTCAGAGGTTAGAGCAATTTTGGTTTCTCTTATGTCAACTACGCTAGCCAAGATACTTCAGACACCTTGGTTAATCAACCTCTTGGCCTTTACCGCTGAAATCACCTTGGGTAAAACTACTGTCTCGGCCTTCTTGAACTTAATACTGGCTTCCATGGGGGGTTAAAATTCACCTCCTTACGAGAATAGTCTATACTAGCATGGTTGGCAGCCAACCAATCCATGCCCAGAATTACATCAAAGTCACGTATATCTAATACTATTAGAGTTACATCAAGGGTGCGATTTGCTATTTCCAACTGACACGCTTTTAACTTTTCACTTGCTATCACAATTTCTCCTGACGGTGTAGACACTGATAAAACATAACTCAAGAGTTCTAAAAATAACATAGCATGCTTTACGAATAACGACGAAATGAAAGAGTGCGACGAGCCAAAGTCAAACAATGCCAAGGTATAGTGCCCCAAGATTGGGAGCGTACCTGTTACTATTGTTCCTGAATGCTCAGCTTTCCAATGACTGGTGGCATAGACCTGACCCTGCTACTATTATCGACTTGAACTACCCTGATGTAAACTCGGGGGCTGACTCCCCGCATATCCGAAACTACTACTAGAACATTGGTCCACCGTATGCCCTGTTTGCTTACATCTGAAACAAGTCCCCGTGCCATTTAGACAACGTCCCCAATGACGCTTCCCACATGACTTGCACACTGGTCTTTCCCTCCAAACTCCTCCTGAAGTAGTAGCCTGCCATTGGGCATGCGCTACCGACTTGCTTGTACTCTGAACCTTCTG is a window of Benincasa hispida cultivar B227 unplaced genomic scaffold, ASM972705v1 Contig182, whole genome shotgun sequence DNA encoding:
- the LOC120069038 gene encoding uncharacterized protein LOC120069038, giving the protein MARQYSIHRSDKADVVVCEIFKGHCLKEEKHGRFATVALTQESNTIIPPKMCDPGSFTIPCSIGGISIGQALCDLRTSINLIPLSIFKRLNIWQLTPIMVTPQLANRSLVHPEGKLKDVLVTMDRFILPADFIVLDYEMDKYVPIILGRPFMSTGRAQIDVYKGEITMSSNEKKLRFNIIKAMKFPDEEGLSNSDDEHTCTGNWESEEENEEIEDATTSIETCHAIIEILKNEEMLNLDEKRKAQKPSLEQPPTLEPKTLPTYLKYVFLGQNETLPVIISSALLEGKKNYAAQCSKEIY